One window of Centropristis striata isolate RG_2023a ecotype Rhode Island chromosome 23, C.striata_1.0, whole genome shotgun sequence genomic DNA carries:
- the emc9 gene encoding ER membrane protein complex subunit 9 encodes MGEVELSCRAYVKMYLHACLFPRCSINGLLLSSSAAGGAVCVTDCVPLLHSHLPLAPITQLALTQVDVWCSQTQQRIVGYYQANACVSDSSPTQCALKIADKISEQFDNAVLLMLDGSKMSSDYRVPPIVMYERKDSRWMLKDKHTIMLRQWEETRAIASQLLESGDHSLLVDFDSHLDDITKDWTNQKLNTKIAELASPANGNI; translated from the exons ATGGGCGAAGTGGAGCTGTCCTGTCGGGCCTATGTGAAGATGTACCTGCACGCCTGTCTGTTTCCCCGCTGCAGCATCAACGGGCTGCTGTTGTCGTCGAGCGCAGCGGGCGGCGCTGTGTGTGTGACGGACTGTGTACCGCTGCTCCACTCCCACCTGCCCCTGGCTCCCATCACTCAGCTGGCCCTCACACAG GTGGATGTGTGGTGTTCACAGACTCAGCAGAGGATAGTGGGATACTATCAGGCCAACGCCTGCGTGTCAGACAGCAG CCCGACTCAGTGTGCACTGAAGATAGCTGATAAGATTTCTGAGCAGTTTGACAACGCAGTTTTGTTAATG CTTGATGGCAGTAAGATGTCTTCAGACTATCGGGTTCCTCCCATCGTCATGTACGAGCGCAAAGATTCAAGATGGATGCTCAAAGACAAACACAC GATAATGCTGCGACAGTGGGAGGAGACTCGGGCGATAGCCAGTCAGCTGCTGGAGTCGGGCGATCACTCGCTATTGGTGGATTTTGACAGCCACTTGGATGACATCACAAAGGACTGGACCAATCAGAAACTGAATACCAAGATAGCCGAGCTGGCCTCGCCGGCCAACGGGAACATCTAG
- the irf9 gene encoding interferon regulatory factor 9 has product MAGGRMRSTRRLRNWIVEQVSSGKFAGVMWDDDAKTMFRIPWKHAGKQDFRKDEDAAIFKAWAEFKGKLRDGDLNNPASWKTRLRCALNKSPEFTEVMERAQLDISEPYKVYRLVPISEQGVVVPEKKCRGKPAKRPKRRRSSSSSSESESSDSQSVSPEKQIKTEEVTSQLCVEDVLQWNDNAVQTQEPASFISATQTDGEIRVDVRIEESLPALKEGQDSFSVAVQYLGHEVLRSQIQSHDVRITYLPSPPVPCRPAILSGGFPRIPLPEPPSSLPAGPELQALATLLPFMQKGVVLTDMAKGVYGKRFCQGRVFWRGPHTTTPGLHKMERNTEPVMLFSKDTFMQQLDQFRVNGGEPPQCGVTLCFGEELSNTDDSSGKLIIVQITFPWAEQQVRTAQSFVESISFLQSLASQSPLGEITLNLVTVPSPDPDSTTCGTI; this is encoded by the exons ATGGCAGGGGGGAGAATGCGATCCACTCGAAGACTGCGCAACTGGATCGtcgagcag GTGAGCAGTGGGAAGTTTGCAGGAGTGATGTGGGACGACGACGCCAAAACCATGTTCCGTATCCCGTGGAAACACGCCGGGAAACAGGACTTCCGCAAAGACGAGGACGCCGCCATCTTCAAG GCGTGGGCCGAGTTCAAAGGCAAGCTGCGGGACGGCGACCTGAACAACCCGGCGTCCTGGAAGACTCGGCTCCGCTGCGCCCTCAACAAGAGCCCCGAGTTCACCGAGGTGATGGAGCGCGCCCAGCTGGACATCTCCGAACCCTACAAGGTCTACAGGCTGGTGCCCATCAGCGAGCagg GCGTGGTGGTTCCTGAGAAGAAGTGCCGAGGAAAACCGGCCAAGAGGCCAAAAAGGAggcggagcagcagcagcagcagcgaatCAGAGAGCAGCGACAGTCAGAGCGTCAGTCCGGAGAAACAGATAAAGACGGAGGAGGTCACGTCACAGCTG TGTGTTGAAGACGTTCTGCAGTGGAACGACAACGCCGTCCAAACACAAGAACCCGCTTCGTTCATCAGCGCCACACAGACCGACG GAGAGATCAGGGTGGACGTGCGGATCGAAGAGAGCCTTCCTGCTCTCAAGGAAG gtcagGACTCGTTCAGCGTGGCGGTTCAGTATTTAGGACACGAGGTCCTCAGGAGTCAGATCCAGAGCCACGACGTGCGGATCACGTACCTGCCGTCCCCTCCCGTCCCGTGTCGGCCCGCCATCCTGAGCGGCGGGTTCCCTCGCATCCCGCTGCCGGAGCCGCCGTCCTCGCTGCCGGCCGGCCCCGAGCTGCAGGCGCTCGCCACGCTGCTGCCCTTCATGCAGAAAGGCGTGGTGCTCACCGACATGGCCAAGGGCGTCTACGGCAAACGCTTCTGCCAGGGGCGGGTCTTCTGGCGGGGGCCGCACACGACCACGCCCGGCCTGCACAAGATGGAGAGGAACACGGAGCCGGTGATGCTCTTCAGCAAAGACACGTTCATGCAGC AACTGGATCAGTTCCGTGTGAACGGCGGCGAGCCTCCTCAGTGCGGCGTCACTCTGTGTTTCGGAGAAGAGCTGAGTAACACGGACGACTCGTCAGGAAAACTCATCATAGTTCAG ATCACGTTCCCGTGGGCGGAGCAGCAGGTGAGGACCGCTCAGTCCTTCGTGGAGTCCATCAGCTTCCTCCAGTCTCTGGCCAGCCAGTCTCCACTGGGAGAAATCACTCTCAACCTGGTCACCGTTCCTTCTCCGGACCCTGACTCAACAACCTGCGGGACCATCTGA